AGCAGGCTCCACGAGAAGAGCTCAGGCAGAGCCACAGTAACTACAAGCTGTACTACAGGCTCTATTTCCAGTCGCTCTGCATACTGCTGAAAAATGGTTTGAGATAGAAGTTTAAGAAAGGGTACTAGTATAAGCGAACACATTGCTCACAgcagttcctttttcttctcacaaGGATGACATTGATACTGTAATTAAAAGATTCTTAGACGAAGGGCTGAGTCTGTCCTACCAGAATGACCCTCCCATACAGCACAAGAAGTGCTTGTCATACATCACCACTAACAGGAGCTGTGCAACCAGCAGCGGAGGTTCCTGCTCATCCCTCCAGCGTGCAGGGCACTCTCTTAGAAATTCTTTTGACAGGACCAGGCAGTTCGTGCACCGTAAACGGGGGTTCCCTGTACACAGGACCAGAGACATCCAAATGTCTCCGCAACATCTCACCTCTGTATCGGGCTGCCATCTCTCTGAAGCCTTCTGCTGTTTCAGCTTTGCCCACACTGTAAATACAAAGTCACACAGGATCTGATGCCATTTCCCTTCAGATACTAGTTTTTAATCTAGCAAAATACAGacatgagcttttttttctcttctttctttcttttaaaacactgtcACTTCAGCAGTCCAGGAATGTATCTAATATCCATTACAAACACATCATTCCCCCGTATGATTTACTGAACGGCATGAGAACTAAAGCAAACAAGGCTTTAAAGTGATCATTCAGGATAAAACACAAGAGACAAAGGTCCAGAAACACTACTGCAGAGATACAGCTCCAAAGGCAATAATAGCTTGTTTGGGAAATCAAGGCTTTAcctatttgttttcttctaggcAAGAATTAATTTGCCTCCAGGAACCATAACCTGTATCTGTTTACTGAAGTGGTGCAGATTCAAGAAACAACCTCTGTGTGAGGCAGCGTCCTCAAAACATCAGCACAGATAAGCCACATTCAATTATCACCGCTGTAAGTCCTAAGGACTGTAGGCTTTCAAAATTGGCCCGTAGGCTCTACCATTTCGGAAGGTTTTTCTGGCTTCCCCACGAAGATGCTGGCAAACATCAATTAAGAGCTACATAGGATGATACGGCCACGCTCTGCCTAACGAAATGGTGACCCATTGCGCTTTGCTGAGATTTCACACACAAACCACCACTGACAAAACAGCTGGCAACAAATGAACACTTCCCTGGCATCCCAGCAAGCACCTACTCCTGCGGCTAtccaacaaaggaaaaaagccactCTCCTTTTCAGAGCTGGGAGGGATGGTCCAAGGAAGGATCATCCCACAGGCACCATGTTTTTTACCCTCTTTCCTACAACTAGTCTCTGGTCATTGGGTAAGGCAAATTTTCGGCAAGAGCTAAAATGAGCATTCTTATGGCATGCGTTCCCTGTTCTGCCATCAGGACTTACATGAGACTGCATCCTCAATCTGTGTGACGTTGGCAAAATGCGCCGTGTTGGGAATGCCCAGGCATCTCATCCCGTGAGCGTGTCGCCACTCCTGGGGAGAAGAGGCAAGAGGTCAGCGTCTGAGAGGGAATGCCACTTCATCCGCAATGCCAAAGACTAAAAAAGATACGTTAACATCTGGACAGGGCGAAACAAATGCTACCAACATACAAATCCACCGGTCCTAAAAACCtctagaaaaagattttttttctgtattttagacaGTAACGATACACTGGCAGTCAACAGGCACTCTGCACCACTCAGATGTGGATCCTGGAATTAGTGTTCAAACAAGAAGGGACTGTACAAAAATCTGCAGAAGAGATCTTAGCATGCCCTACATAATTTATAGTTCCAATCGCATggccctgcagcaccagcccagGCCCATGTTTTAGAAGTGGAAGAAGCACCACTCAGGCGCTCCAGTGATTTACTAGTCACTTATTATAAAGACTATCGGAACATAGCACTGATGCTTTTGTAGCAAAAAAATACTTACTGCAAAGTGACGCTGAAAAGCTTTGGGCCCTCGGTAGGTGTAGTTCCCACAAATCTCACAATTGTAGTTGATGTTTAAACCATGTAATTTATACAACCAGTATGGGATCGGCTGGCAAGTGAAGAAAACAACGATTAGGCCAAATGGCAAGGCAGGTTCAAACAGAAGAGTAGCGTGGAGTCAGTGACACCTCCCTCTTTTCCAGACCTGACAATCTCATTACCTTGCCATCCCAACCAAGAGGCAGATTTTTAGGATTAtaaatgatttcattttcttcatcttcactCTCACTCTCACTgatctgctcttcctcctcctcctccctctcttcccctgtcCGTGCTTGCTTACGCTGCACGTTCTCGTGAGTGAGGTGCCTCTGTTCCTAGAGCgtgaggaaagagaaggaattgtCCACACAATGCGACAGCAACAAAATAAGGACAAACTCTGGCAGCGTGAAACACTTCCTCAGTGTACAGAAGGACGGGAACGGAAGACCAGTATGAAACAGAGAACTCATTTTATGTAGCCCAACTTAAGCTTTTAGTATAATATTTTCCTACCCCCAAAGAATGAAAAACTTGTAGTACAAGTAGCACTTCCAAGATGACGAGTTAACAGCAACAGCCACCCTGCTAAAAGCAATAACCTCAAACTAAAGCAAGGACTTAAGGCAAGCATCGAGGCAGACCAAGTAAAGGTCGGCAATCCCCTGTGACTTCGGCATAACTAATGGAAATATAAGTGTAATCCATCCTATTCTACTTATTGACAGAAAAAGCTAACTGCCAACATGCACTTTAAAACGTTACAACTCTGGACACGAAAGTTAACTCTTCTGAGCATGCCGTCTATGAAAGCACTGGGTAAAGATGTGGATAACCTTCCAGTCGCTATTTGACAGCTCTGAAATAAAAAGctcaaagacaaaataaaatccttACCCCAAGAACTTCTACATACTCATAAATCTGAGCTTCCAGGAATGCAAGatctttatttctttcagtgtCTCTGGAAATAGATAAAGAAACTTTATGAAGTCCATTCCAGAACTGCAAACGTCACACGTACACTGAACTTCTAAAGACACATTTGACTTGAAtacagcaagaaaacagaaacaagtaCCAAGCTGCTCGCGTAAACTAAACTGCACACAAACCATTCAGCTCTGGTATCTTCCATTTGGTTCAGGATTATTCGGTCCAACATGACCAGCTTCTAAGACTCCAAGAATCTCTCTGTCACAACTATACGGGAGTGATGTCTATAGAATACTTCTCGTCCAAGTGAAGAGAACACCACCAACCTGAGAAGGCCCTTTAGGAACTcaccttttgcttccttttgtctTTGGATTCTTAGCAAACAAGGAAGGATCAAGCGCTTCTAGGGATTTGCCTTTAGTGCTAAAAAGTCTCTGAGCACGCTCTTCCAGAGTCCTGTGGAGATGCAGGGTGTAGACAAGGCCAAACTATAGTTTTACATTTCCCGAAAACTATTTGAATTCACACAACAAAATTCTAAATTTAGCTTTTAAGAGATTATGAGATTTCCTATTATCTTTGTCTTCGTTCCTTAAGCCAAATTCTTCTATACAAGAGACTTCAGCACAGGACACTTCTCAAAACAGCAGATTGCAGTATCCCCTGGTTGGTTCTAAATGTTTTGTATTTCAAACATCATTCAAGTAATGCTTGTACCACAGAGAGGACAAAACCAGTATCCCATAAGGGAATGAAAGAAGGAAGACCTTAACAACTGAAAAGGAACTATAAAAAGACTGCACCTTACCCGCCGCATTTTAGTCCCAAGGCCAGTAAAGCCGATTTTAATCTGTCCAGTCCCAGGGAGGCCAATTCCTGTTCAATTAAAGTAAGTCACAGTGAGAGAGAGGCTATTAAACAAATACAATATGGATGTatgtccattaaaaaaagaaaaaaaccccaaacaacgaACAGCATTCAATAAAGGACTGTCGAGGGTGCACCACTCCTCGCTGAAAAATGAGGAACGTGACAAATCTAACCAGATCCTTCAAGTTACATCCCCCTAATGGGTGAAATTAAGTCATCAGCATAATCAAAGTTTTATTCAGACAGTACAGAGCCAGAGGTGAAAGCACAGCAAGTAAAATTATGAGAAGAATCAAAATAAGTACGCTTCCACCTGCCCAAAATTTAGCACTAAGTGCAGAGCACTGGAAACATACCTCCCAAGAGGAAAACGCTGAGAGATCCAGGTGGGCTCCAGCATGAGTGAGTGCGCTGCTGGTCTCTTTCTGCCAAGAAAAACCACAAGATCTGCGTGACATCCTACAACACTTCATGCAATATAATAGTCTGACCTCAAGAAAAGCGGTtcctttcacagagaaaaattcTCTCACTAAACTGAGcaacagaaaagagacaaaattcACTTCAAACCTGTTACATTGGTTTTCAAATTCAAATTAATATTAAGTTGCACCTTTGTGATACACAGTTACACACCTTGCTATTGGACTTAACCTCAGAGATGGCTTTACACAAATGATTCAGAGAAAACCTATCGCAACTACAGAAGCATTCACAGGGGCTTAACGACTGCTCACCGGCCAGCCAGGGAACGTTCCGTTTTCCCACTTCTTCTCAAACTCAGTCTGAATTTTCCCAAAAAGTTCATTCTGGTCCAGTAATGGTTTCACTCGATCTGTGTAATCCTGTAGGTACTCCAGAAGCATTTCCAGGTACCTGGCAGAGTAATCAGGAGAACAGGTAATTCAGTATCAACCTTTAACGTATTTATCTAACCACATCTTTGGAAAGCAATTACCCTCTAGTACTCCAAAGGGAAGTCATCACGATTATGAGTTTTCAACACGCAATTTCTAGATGCGGCAGTCATAAGGATAAAGTAAGGTCCTTCCACAAGAGCACATTTTTGCTGCACTGCAAGTTATCCCAGGGCTCAGACACACGGCTGACTTACTATAGCTCCGTGACCCAATTTACATGAGTTGAGTTTGACTGTTAATTATATTCTTAGCAGCTGTACACTTAAGAagcaagtccttctcctcaagtgTCATAAAAGCAGCAGGTAGGCAAAAAGGCTCACCTCTtatattcagcatttttcctctccttgggaATATCGAAGAGTTGGTCAAATGTTGATAAGTAAGTGATATAATCCAATTTCTAAGAACGAAAAAGTTCGAGTCAGTCTTTAGACACACGGAGCCAACTTAACATCCAGTTTCCAGTTACCAGACCAGAAGAAAAGCACTAGCTCATGCCATTATTCTGGACTGCAGAGGCCTCTGTGAGCTACCACATCGCCTTAGACACCTGGCAGTACTTGGCAGGAGAAAACAGAGGCTTTTTACAAAGCCAACCTTACACTAACAACAGAGAGATATCAACTGAAGAGAACAGAAGAGTCACAAAACAGCATTCAGAATCCAGATGCTGTCAAGCTGTACGTGCAACAAAGTGACTTAGAAATAGCTATTTGGAAATAAACTTatctatgtaagaaaaaaaacaaacaacaaataacCATGAACgaaccaaagaaaaaaaccctcagctttAAGCACTGAAGTTGCCCAAACACATGCAGCCACTTACCTCTGATGATTTTAGATTAATGTACTTGAGATAACAATCATGCAGATCTAAGTATCGTCCATACCCTTCCTCATCCGTGAACTCCACCAGATCTATAGGAAAGATCATGAAGAGCTTTAGTATGAGCTTAATCTTCCCTACTTATTGTGCATATGCTTTAGAACTTGAAAAGGAGTAACCGTGGACTAATTTATGCTTAAGATGTTTATAATGCAAGTGGTAAACATTCTCCAtcccagaggaggccacaaagatgctgggagggctggagcccctctgctgtggggacaggctgagagagctgggggggttcagcctggagaagagaaggctccggggagaccttccagccccttccagtccctaaaggggctccaggaaagctggaaactctggatcagggaggggagccatgggacgagggggaatggctttaaaatggaagaggggagatttagattaggaagaaattcttgaccataagggtggtgagcccctggcccaggctgcccagagaagctgtgactgccccatccctggaggggttcaaggccaggttggacggggcttggagcaacctgggctggtgggaggtgtccctgcccagggcagggggggttggaactggataatcttttaaggtcccttccaacccaaaccattctgtgattctatgaagtgggATACCCGCTGATCAGACACCTGACCGCTGCTCTGTGTAAGCACACAAGAACACTCCTCAAGAGGGGCACCACTACTGTGGAATATTCCCGGGggctgcagttcagaaaaatttAAATGGTAAAAGAAATTTTCAAGTCATTTAGTAAAAGGGAGGTGGAACTCTGAAATGTGCAAAACAGACCAAACATCTCATTAAATAATGACTCTCATGCAAGCACCATATTGTCACTTAAACTGGCCTCAGAAAAACCACAAACTTACTTTGAGCTTCTTCACTCGGGTTGTCTCTGGCCTTCAACAGTTCCTCAAACTCCACTGACATCGGAACACAGATCTTCAAGAACAGGCAGAGAAGTTAGAGGAAAATTTATTACTTCAGCTGATGTCCCAGATTTATAGTTTGCAATCTATTGTGATTTTATATTAATTAAACTGCTAACTGAAAAGGCATCCAAAGCATTCCTTCACCATTATTTTTGCACAAAGGAAAAAGTCTGACTTTAGCCAGCACAAGATGGGCAAGACCAAacaccagctcagcagcagaatGTTCCTGAGCTACCACACAGCACGCAGAGAATACAGTTAGAGAACGCATCCTGCATCTTCTGATGTCCACACTGCTCTCACAGGAGCGTACACACTGCCTCTGAAGCACTGCCTAACcttgaacattttctttcttcaagtgaCTTTTTAATGTACTTAATACTTGTATATTAAGggaattaaactggaaaaaagaaagtctgtttATTGTAGGGATTAGGTCCAACAGACCAGAAATCACCTATTCTTACGAAGTAGATAACTACTTACCTCATTCGGGTGCTTCCGGTGAAATTCCTTGATTTGTTTCAGTCTGTTGTAGAATTCTGCAAATTCATTTGGCCCTGAAATGGCACTGAGTTCTTCTTTCCGTAAGCTATGAGTTCATGAAAAAGGACGGATTACAAgtggaaaggaaaacacattgaCACCGCGACAACCTTTTTCCAAGTCTCGTGCTGCATTTTGATGTCACGAAGCTCCAGCAAGGCTGACTGCAGACCTCGGAACATTACATCAGACCCCACAGTCCGCCGGGCTTACGCTTTGAGGGTCCGGATCACGTCTCCTACTGAATGTGCTGCAGTGTCACCTTATAAACCTTCAAGGCAACTCAGAGCCTCCCCCCATGACTTAAaccaagaaaataacaaaatgggTATATCCAGCACATACACACCCAATGTGCAACCTGGGTCCTGCTCTGGCAGGTTGAGTCTCCAACGCCTGACCCCTGGTCTTACATACCAGCATCTCTCCTCACGGGTTTACAAATGACTTACAGGAGCCCCCGGTTCTTCCCATGCCCACAGGAGCAGCGGGCACTCCGGGGCACGCACGGATGGGGTGTCTGCGTTCCGAGGCATACACCAGACGGGTCTCTGTCCACTTACCCGTCCTTGTCGTCGTACAAGTCTCTCAGGTTGCCGCTCACTTCCATGTACCTCTGCAAAACAAGAGCAGGCCCCGGCGCCGTAGCGCCCGTCACCACGGGGAGGACGGGGCTCGCTCCCTCCCGGGCGCCCCGGCAGCGGCCTAGCCCGTCCcgcgcggccccggggccgccgtcGGGGCCCACCTCGGgcccaccgcccgcccccgcgcACTCACGTCCTGCATGGCCCGCGTCCGGTGGTCCGAGTTGATCTGGTCGCGGAGCTGCGGGGAGAGGAGCGGGGTGGAGGTGAGcgcgggcccggccgcggccgccttcccccctccccccccccgcggccccgcacGCACCGTGGACTTCTTGGTGAGCATCTCCTTCACCATCACGTCCATAAGCCGCTCCCGCTCCTCATGGTACCGCCGCTGCTGCTCCAGGATGGTCTCCATCCCCCCCGCGCCACCCGACGCCGCCGCGCCGTTCTTCCGGCCCCGCCTGCGCCCCGCAGGAAGGCTCCGacccggccccgcgcccggcgCGGAGGTTCCGGCCCTGCGCGGAGGTTCCGGCCCgggggcggagcgcggcggggcgggggcgggcccggAGCCGGGGGCAGAGCGGTCTCCGTCGCCTCGGGGCCGCCGGTGGgaggcgggcccggcccggccgtgcCCCTGCGGGCCGGAGCCGTTCAGGCCGGCGGGTCCCCTCCGGCGAGGCGCGGGGGCGGTTGGGCAGCAGCCGCCCTCCCCGTCGCTGCCTTGGGGTTGGGCTCAGCCCCGACCCCAGCCTTGGGGGCACAGAGACCTTTCTCCAGCAGCGGAGGGGTCAGGGTTAAGCACAGGAGCCCGttgtgaatcacagaatcatagaacgtgttgggtcggaagggccctctaaaggccatctcgtccaaccccctgcagtcagcagggacatctgtaactagatcaggctgctcagagcctcatccagcctggccttgaatgtctccagggatggggcctccaccccctctctgggcaacctgggccagtgtctcaccaccctcagtgtacagaacttcttcctcatgtctgatctgaacctgccctgctctagtttaaaccattgcccctcgtcctgttgctacaggcccttgcaaacagcccctccccagctttcctggagcccccttcaTGCACTGGAGGgatgctataaggtctccccggagtccTTACAGCGTGAAGCCATCCCCAGCTCTCATGAAGCCACCCCCAGGTCTGCGGCTGAGCGGtcccgtggggtggggggaggctgggcccTGCCAGAAGGTGGAAGAGGTGGAACGGAGCCGGGGAAAGCTAAAGAGGTACCCAAAAGTCCCGTTCAAACACTGCCAGCGTGGCTGCCTTCCCTAGTATTATGCGTGCAAAAACGCAACTGCACACGCTTTTGCACAGCCTTGGCATCTCCCGCACACTCGGCACAGCACGCGACTGGTAGCTCACGTGCTGACGTCCTGACCATGGGCAACCGCTCCAAAACCCGCTCATCCCCCGGTGCGGACACAGAGCGTGCAGACAGCaccccagcccgcagcccccttTGCTGTGCACCCACGCGCTGACCACCCCATTGCTGCCGGATACACAGCGcggacagagaaaacaggaagaagtaCTTAGAAAATGTCATGGCTTTAATTAACCTTATCAAAATTATTGCAAGCTTGCTTAAGTAAACACCCGTGCCGCAAGTTCCAGGACCCATCTGGAAGGGAAggcagcctgcaggcagctccccggCCGGCTGGCCTGCCCTTTCAGGAGCACGGCTCCCTGGGGcttgcccggggctggggggcagctccgATGTCTAGCCCACACAGCGCTGGGCGCCGAGAGCCAAGGCAGAGGCGTGCGGTGACTCTGTGCTGCTGGCAAGCCTGCCTCCACCTTGTCTTCCTGCGAAAACTCTGGAGGCCCGGGAAACTGGAGAGATGGGGTCTCACGGGCATGATCGCTTAGCCCAGACGCAATTGTCATCCATGTCCCTCGGCTTGTCAAATCTCCTCCTGCGGCTGGGCTCGAGGGGAGGGCTGagcgcagggcaggcagggaatgcccaggcagggcagcgccGGGTGTCCCTGTCACCTCAGCTCATCACAGCCACCCTGGCagagcccccggccccacagTCGGCGCTGTGCCCCCACCTGGCTACGAGCCCCCGTGGCCGGGGAGAAAGCCCTCCCCATGCCAGGCAGGTGGGGTGCCAGCGGCCGGCAGCTGACAGGCTGCAGCAGCATCACAGGGCCATGAATCAGAGTCCGAACTGGAACAGACCTGAAAGAAATCAACGCGTAGGATCTGGTGCGCAGCCCTCGCTCTGCTCTCACGGGTCGGAGCTGGTGCCCTTGGTACCTGGGGAGCGCAGACGTTCGCTGCGTGACAGGCTTTCATAACATGACTGCGCTTGAGTGACACCATCCCGGTGGAAGTCCTCCCACAGAAACTGTGGCTGCAACCTTCCACTTTCACTTGGATTTTAATTGCCTTCTTCAGATCCACCCTAAATGCCAAGGAGAGATCATGCCAGTGCTTTGCCCCTACTTTGCCAAACGCAAAGCTATAATTAAATTTTAACtcacaaataaattattcatatttttctaCCATGCACGATAAATTACTTTAAGccaaaagcaaaaacaacaaaaa
Above is a window of Chroicocephalus ridibundus chromosome 19, bChrRid1.1, whole genome shotgun sequence DNA encoding:
- the SF3A3 gene encoding splicing factor 3A subunit 3, coding for METILEQQRRYHEERERLMDVMVKEMLTKKSTLRDQINSDHRTRAMQDRYMEVSGNLRDLYDDKDGLRKEELSAISGPNEFAEFYNRLKQIKEFHRKHPNEICVPMSVEFEELLKARDNPSEEAQNLVEFTDEEGYGRYLDLHDCYLKYINLKSSEKLDYITYLSTFDQLFDIPKERKNAEYKRYLEMLLEYLQDYTDRVKPLLDQNELFGKIQTEFEKKWENGTFPGWPKETSSALTHAGAHLDLSAFSSWEELASLGLDRLKSALLALGLKCGGTLEERAQRLFSTKGKSLEALDPSLFAKNPKTKGSKRDTERNKDLAFLEAQIYEYVEVLGEQRHLTHENVQRKQARTGEEREEEEEEQISESESEDEENEIIYNPKNLPLGWDGKPIPYWLYKLHGLNINYNCEICGNYTYRGPKAFQRHFAEWRHAHGMRCLGIPNTAHFANVTQIEDAVSLWAKLKQQKASERWQPDTEEEYEDSSGNVVNKKTYEDLKRQGLL